A genomic stretch from Limnohabitans sp. includes:
- a CDS encoding S4 domain-containing protein, whose amino-acid sequence MISSEEGIRLAKRVAAEQHCSRREAEALIVAGGVQVASKVVTDPARRVRPEQAVQVNRLVSMAALAPMTLALFKPAHRVANLAWLQDTVGLKAAQPGLWGPERLAKMQMPLPLAKPASGLCIFSDDIAVLRHLEDRRSPMEQEWMATVGGEVPEGTIKALNGPGIRTSINRQTDTLTVLRIAGKDIDGLELGRWLDEQCPLQDLRRQRVGRLNLAPLEPGQWRELAGHERF is encoded by the coding sequence ATGATTTCCTCTGAAGAAGGCATACGCCTGGCCAAACGCGTGGCCGCCGAGCAACACTGCTCGCGCCGCGAAGCCGAAGCCCTGATCGTGGCTGGCGGCGTCCAAGTCGCCAGCAAAGTGGTGACCGACCCAGCCCGGCGTGTGCGGCCTGAACAAGCCGTTCAGGTCAACCGTTTGGTCTCCATGGCCGCCCTCGCCCCCATGACCTTGGCGCTGTTCAAGCCCGCCCACCGCGTGGCCAACTTGGCCTGGCTGCAAGACACCGTGGGCCTCAAAGCCGCCCAGCCGGGTCTTTGGGGGCCCGAACGCTTGGCCAAAATGCAAATGCCCTTGCCGCTGGCCAAACCCGCCAGCGGTTTGTGCATTTTTTCAGACGACATCGCCGTGCTGCGCCACCTGGAAGACCGCCGCAGCCCGATGGAGCAAGAATGGATGGCCACCGTGGGTGGCGAAGTGCCAGAGGGCACCATCAAGGCCTTGAACGGCCCCGGCATCCGCACCAGCATCAACCGCCAAACCGACACCCTGACGGTGCTGCGCATCGCTGGCAAGGACATCGACGGGCTGGAACTGGGCCGCTGGCTGGACGAACAATGCCCGCTGCAAGACCTGCGCCGTCAACGTGTAGGCCGTCTGAACCTGGCCCCCCTGGAGCCAGGGCAGTGGCGAGAACTGGCGGGGCACGAGCGGTTTTAA
- a CDS encoding Rrf2 family transcriptional regulator, giving the protein MRLSTKSRFAVTAMIDVALREDRGPVSLAAISVRHQISLSYLEQLFSKLRQQGLVESTRGPGGGYSLSRNAEKITMADIVGAVDAPADDEAAAEGGWMNSELWASLNEKMLTHLQSITLRQLVAEQRTKGVTIEPAPQPAVKRGVFAKPKSAMKITAPNSVFALAGSLMPSRG; this is encoded by the coding sequence ATGCGTTTGAGCACCAAGAGCCGATTTGCCGTCACTGCCATGATCGATGTGGCGTTGCGTGAAGACCGTGGCCCCGTGTCGCTGGCCGCCATCAGCGTACGCCACCAGATTTCGCTGTCCTATCTGGAACAGTTGTTCAGCAAACTGCGCCAACAAGGTCTGGTCGAAAGCACCCGCGGCCCAGGCGGCGGTTATTCACTGTCGCGTAATGCCGAAAAAATCACCATGGCCGACATCGTGGGTGCGGTGGACGCCCCTGCCGATGACGAAGCCGCAGCCGAAGGCGGCTGGATGAACAGCGAGCTGTGGGCCAGCCTGAACGAAAAAATGCTGACCCACTTGCAGTCCATCACCCTGCGCCAACTCGTTGCCGAGCAACGCACCAAGGGCGTCACCATCGAGCCAGCCCCCCAACCTGCCGTCAAACGCGGCGTGTTTGCCAAGCCAAAAAGTGCCATGAAAATCACCGCCCCCAACTCGGTGTTCGCCTTAGCGGGAAGCCTGATGCCCTCTCGCGGCTAA
- a CDS encoding NAD(P)/FAD-dependent oxidoreductase, which translates to MIRISELKLPLSTLPIQERRAADAPSETDEDRTPLAHPDTALRQLAAQTLGICTANIVTLKVFKRSFDARKADVQAVFIVDIALADASAEGVLLQQHAAHPHIQPTPDMVWQPPGLAPEGFGEQGGQRPVVVGFGPCGMFAALALAQMGFKPIVLERGKPVRERTKDTWGLWRKQVLNPESNVQFGEGGAGTFSDGKLYSQIKDPRHLGRKVMDEFVKAGAPADILYAAHPHIGTFKLVKVVERIREHIIALGGEIRFEQRVSDVLLAPVANGHQLTGLQVTDLRTGQSQTLHTRHAVLALGHSARDTFVMLHRRGVAMQAKAFSIGVRIEHPQSVIDQARWGRHAGHPLLGAADYKLVHHAQNGRAVYSFCMCPGGTVVAATSEPGRVVTNGMSQYSRNERNANAGMVVAIDPPDYPLDTAAWQAAFGDSDGAHLAQEAHALAALQTPQAHPLAGIVLQRQLESRAFEVGGSSYEAPAQLVGDFLAKRPSSTLGSVQPSYKPGVKLTDLATLLPDYAVTAMREALPVFGRKIKGYDMHDAVMTAVETRTSSPLRMPRDDDHQSTNTRGLYPAGEGASYAGGILSAGVDGIKVAESLSRALLTSP; encoded by the coding sequence ATGATCCGAATTTCCGAACTCAAACTCCCACTTTCGACCCTGCCGATACAAGAGCGCCGTGCTGCCGATGCACCGTCCGAAACCGACGAAGACCGCACCCCACTTGCACACCCCGACACCGCGCTGCGCCAACTGGCGGCTCAAACGCTGGGCATCTGTACAGCGAACATCGTCACTTTGAAGGTGTTCAAACGCAGCTTCGACGCGCGCAAAGCCGATGTGCAGGCCGTGTTCATCGTGGACATCGCGCTGGCCGACGCCAGCGCTGAAGGCGTCCTGCTGCAACAGCACGCCGCCCATCCCCACATCCAGCCCACGCCCGACATGGTTTGGCAGCCCCCAGGGCTTGCTCCCGAAGGTTTTGGCGAGCAAGGTGGCCAACGCCCTGTGGTGGTGGGCTTTGGGCCCTGCGGCATGTTTGCGGCGCTCGCTCTCGCGCAAATGGGCTTCAAACCCATCGTGCTCGAACGTGGCAAACCGGTCCGTGAACGCACCAAAGACACTTGGGGCTTGTGGCGCAAGCAAGTGCTCAACCCCGAAAGCAATGTGCAATTTGGCGAAGGCGGTGCGGGCACGTTCAGCGATGGCAAGCTTTACAGCCAGATCAAAGACCCGCGCCACCTGGGCCGCAAGGTCATGGACGAGTTCGTGAAAGCAGGAGCGCCTGCCGACATTTTGTATGCCGCACACCCGCACATCGGCACCTTCAAACTGGTCAAGGTGGTTGAGCGCATCCGCGAACACATCATCGCTTTGGGTGGCGAGATCCGATTTGAGCAACGGGTGAGCGATGTACTGCTCGCGCCAGTCGCAAACGGCCACCAACTCACTGGGCTGCAGGTGACCGACCTGCGCACAGGCCAAAGCCAAACCCTGCACACCCGCCACGCGGTGCTGGCCCTGGGCCACAGCGCGCGCGACACCTTTGTCATGCTGCACCGCCGGGGCGTGGCCATGCAGGCCAAAGCGTTTTCGATTGGCGTGCGCATCGAGCACCCCCAAAGCGTGATCGACCAAGCCCGCTGGGGCCGCCATGCGGGCCACCCTTTGCTGGGCGCGGCCGATTACAAGCTGGTACACCACGCGCAAAACGGCCGCGCCGTCTACAGCTTTTGCATGTGCCCCGGCGGCACCGTGGTGGCCGCCACCAGCGAGCCGGGTCGCGTGGTCACCAACGGCATGAGCCAATACTCGCGCAACGAGCGCAATGCCAACGCCGGCATGGTGGTGGCCATCGACCCACCCGACTACCCGCTGGACACCGCCGCATGGCAAGCCGCATTTGGCGATTCAGATGGTGCGCACCTGGCACAAGAAGCCCATGCATTGGCCGCGCTGCAGACCCCCCAAGCGCACCCGCTGGCGGGCATTGTGCTGCAGCGGCAACTGGAATCGCGGGCTTTTGAAGTAGGCGGCAGCAGCTACGAAGCCCCCGCCCAATTGGTAGGCGACTTTTTGGCCAAGCGCCCTTCATCCACCTTGGGCAGCGTGCAGCCTTCTTACAAGCCTGGTGTAAAGCTGACCGACCTGGCCACCCTATTGCCCGACTACGCGGTAACGGCCATGCGCGAAGCTTTGCCGGTGTTTGGCCGCAAGATCAAGGGCTACGACATGCACGACGCGGTCATGACCGCTGTGGAAACACGCACCTCATCGCCCCTGCGCATGCCACGGGACGATGACCACCAAAGCACCAACACCCGCGGCCTCTACCCGGCAGGTGAAGGGGCCAGTTACGCGGGCGGCATCTTGTCGGCGGGGGTCGACGGGATCAAGGTGGCCGAGTCCTTGAGCCGCGCCCTGCTGACCAGTCCCTGA
- a CDS encoding Crp/Fnr family transcriptional regulator: MSQLPTLEQSLLEAACEPITLKSGQLLGSNKDEPQVYFLTGATVAMMVQDEHHMGVAVGLLGAEHVVGLEHVLESSSPTLQHRVQTTGAAWRMTARSLQAMALGRPSVLRAISRQMWFMLSHVAMFAASIQTLDIQARLAAWLLLSAQTAQTTHLHLTHEHLAHMLGVRRVSITLAAGQLREQGLLSYCRGQVHLLDLSGLAQAAQTL, encoded by the coding sequence ATGTCTCAATTGCCCACGCTAGAGCAGTCCTTGCTGGAGGCCGCTTGTGAGCCCATCACCCTGAAATCCGGACAACTGTTGGGCTCAAACAAGGACGAGCCGCAGGTTTACTTTTTGACAGGAGCCACCGTGGCCATGATGGTGCAGGACGAGCACCACATGGGCGTGGCCGTTGGCTTGCTTGGCGCCGAGCATGTGGTGGGCCTGGAACACGTGCTGGAGAGCAGCAGCCCCACGCTTCAGCACCGCGTGCAAACCACTGGGGCGGCCTGGCGCATGACAGCCCGCTCCCTGCAGGCCATGGCACTGGGTCGCCCGTCAGTGTTGAGGGCCATCTCGCGCCAGATGTGGTTCATGTTGTCGCATGTGGCCATGTTCGCCGCCAGCATCCAAACGCTGGACATCCAGGCCAGGCTGGCGGCGTGGCTGCTGCTGTCTGCACAAACCGCCCAAACCACCCACTTGCACCTGACCCATGAGCACCTGGCCCACATGCTGGGGGTTCGACGGGTGAGCATCACACTGGCAGCAGGGCAACTGCGCGAACAAGGCCTGCTGAGCTACTGCCGCGGGCAAGTGCACTTGCTGGACCTGTCAGGCTTGGCGCAAGCAGCACAAACACTCTAA
- a CDS encoding Crp/Fnr family transcriptional regulator — protein sequence MKTTQTPDNCILTALPEAILVEWGPHMQEVQMSEGEVICDPGRALSHMFFPTTAIASWQYLLATGDCTEIAMVGREGAIGLFHLMGSPTNMNQAVVQTTGTAIRIPMDVVLTSYGRNPLVQRTFMLFAQALMAQMSQGNVCRQHHSLEMQLSRLILMILDRQPGQQVDKTHEAMAQLLGVRREGVSLAASKLMKEGWLSYSRGHIQVLNREGLIQHSCECYHQLRQHYKPMLKCAGQPVPSHTETI from the coding sequence ATGAAAACAACTCAAACTCCTGACAACTGCATATTGACCGCTCTGCCCGAGGCCATCCTGGTGGAATGGGGCCCCCACATGCAGGAGGTGCAGATGTCAGAGGGTGAGGTCATTTGCGATCCGGGCCGAGCCCTGTCCCATATGTTTTTTCCGACAACAGCCATCGCGTCATGGCAATATCTTTTGGCCACTGGCGACTGCACCGAAATCGCCATGGTGGGCCGGGAAGGGGCGATCGGCCTTTTTCACTTGATGGGCTCGCCCACCAACATGAACCAGGCGGTGGTGCAAACCACTGGCACAGCCATTCGGATTCCGATGGATGTGGTGCTCACAAGCTATGGCAGGAATCCGCTTGTACAACGCACATTCATGTTGTTTGCGCAGGCACTGATGGCGCAAATGAGCCAAGGCAATGTGTGCCGCCAGCACCACTCGCTGGAAATGCAACTGAGCCGTCTGATCTTGATGATCCTGGATCGTCAACCTGGCCAACAAGTGGACAAGACCCATGAGGCCATGGCCCAATTGCTGGGCGTGCGTCGAGAAGGGGTGAGCCTGGCCGCTTCGAAACTGATGAAAGAAGGCTGGCTCAGCTACTCACGCGGCCACATTCAGGTGTTGAACCGAGAAGGCCTCATCCAGCACAGCTGTGAGTGCTACCACCAGCTACGCCAGCATTACAAGCCGATGCTCAAGTGTGCTGGCCAGCCGGTGCCCAGTCACACCGAGACCATCTGA
- a CDS encoding response regulator transcription factor encodes MPIRVLLSSKHKVVAEGIAAILRNHPDIELVGMAQTDDRTQTLCHEVKPDVLLMGMHAHGQQDLSLMKKILQHPPSPHMVAFSGDSDRHSILEILDAGAQGYVSTTSDVDELLLAIRSVAAGRVYLCQAAASEMMASVRKIRSADGSGKGYLGGREEQVLRLIADGFSSKEIARNLQIAPSTVEVHRRNIMRKVGLHKVADLTRYAIRNQMVSV; translated from the coding sequence ATGCCCATACGCGTTTTGTTATCGTCCAAGCACAAGGTGGTTGCAGAAGGCATTGCTGCCATTTTGCGAAACCACCCGGACATTGAGCTGGTGGGCATGGCGCAGACCGATGATCGAACGCAAACCCTGTGCCATGAGGTCAAGCCCGATGTGTTGTTGATGGGCATGCATGCCCATGGTCAACAAGACTTATCCTTGATGAAGAAGATCCTCCAGCACCCACCCAGTCCGCACATGGTGGCGTTCTCAGGTGACTCCGATCGCCATTCGATCCTTGAAATTCTTGACGCTGGCGCGCAGGGCTATGTATCCACCACCAGCGATGTTGACGAGTTGCTGCTGGCCATACGTTCGGTGGCCGCGGGGCGGGTGTACCTGTGTCAGGCGGCAGCATCCGAAATGATGGCGTCTGTGCGCAAAATCCGCTCTGCTGATGGTTCGGGCAAGGGCTATCTGGGGGGGCGTGAGGAGCAGGTTTTGCGCCTCATCGCCGATGGTTTTTCTTCCAAGGAAATTGCTCGCAACCTGCAAATCGCGCCCAGTACCGTCGAGGTCCATCGGCGCAATATCATGCGCAAAGTGGGCTTGCACAAGGTGGCGGATTTGACCCGCTACGCTATCCGCAATCAGATGGTCTCGGTGTGA
- a CDS encoding response regulator transcription factor encodes MSIALVLADPHPVLLEGLSQVFKASPEFVVKACVSNGDDALAAVHQYRPDVLVMDVSLAKRSGWEVLEDVQQADSSTRPVVFTDAPIGDVMRVIDLGVPGLVGKDKTHQELARCVHAVHAGQKWLDRDLTLKTMSVLLAQQKQKSQATSLLTPRELTVARMVTEGLPNKKIASKLFISEGTAKLHLHHIYQKLHCPGRMSLQRYMQDHGLM; translated from the coding sequence ATGAGCATTGCATTGGTTTTGGCGGACCCTCACCCGGTGTTGTTGGAGGGGTTGTCTCAGGTTTTCAAGGCTTCACCCGAGTTTGTGGTCAAGGCCTGCGTGAGCAATGGTGACGATGCCTTGGCGGCCGTGCACCAGTACCGTCCGGATGTGCTGGTCATGGATGTGTCCTTGGCCAAACGAAGCGGTTGGGAGGTTCTGGAGGATGTGCAGCAAGCCGATTCGTCCACTCGACCGGTGGTGTTTACCGATGCACCGATTGGTGACGTCATGCGCGTGATTGATCTGGGCGTTCCGGGCCTGGTTGGCAAAGACAAGACCCACCAAGAGTTGGCGCGGTGTGTGCATGCGGTGCATGCAGGGCAAAAGTGGCTGGACCGCGACCTCACGCTCAAGACCATGTCGGTGCTGTTGGCGCAGCAAAAGCAAAAGTCCCAGGCCACCTCCTTGCTCACGCCCAGAGAGTTGACGGTGGCCCGCATGGTGACCGAGGGTTTGCCCAATAAAAAAATCGCCAGCAAGTTGTTCATCAGCGAGGGCACGGCCAAGCTGCACTTGCATCACATCTACCAAAAATTGCATTGCCCCGGACGCATGTCGCTGCAGCGCTACATGCAGGACCACGGTTTGATGTGA
- a CDS encoding Lon protease family protein, which translates to MTAVELTPSDLRLTVDPGCLGFVDTSELVGLPLPWIGQPRAEAAARFGLQMQQPGYNLLVLGEVGTGRTSLLSQMMHEQAALRPVPPDLCYLNHFEQPDQPLALRLPAGQGRLLRQGMALWLQEVQAAVPQRLQQDDFLAERKRLTQSYKAKADAAYAALTAYAQTHSFALTRDQGQMVFTLKDAKGEPVTAAKALLISPLERAAMDAAEDALHLEIGIYLDAAQSLDRDLEKALHDLRQRFLRPVLAQGLDRLRQQMVLSTESAAKLDAYWAQVMSSMLDKYPLLLPGDDEGTRRLALAEWLSLFRVNVAVDNHACSGAPVIVEDNPVFRNLFGSIEYASDGGELVTDFAQIRAGSLLRAHGGFLMLHLQDLLTDSPVWERLRRMMRSGRLQMQEPGVAQAPLAAVSLFPEPVEVDVKLVLIASVEAYYSVLEADPEWARRFRCKVDFAESFQATAQTSRAIAVGVSHTCERLGLLHFSASAVAQLIEDSHRQAQDQTRQSAQVGLTEALVVESHALAQARGAMRVESGDVLAARLATWTRLAGLEERVQETIASGERLLVVSGQRVAQINGLTVMDLGDHSFGVPVRVTARSFAGDEGLLNIEREVEMSGPIHDKGVLILHSYLSGLFAHMAPLSMNAAVVFEQEYGGVEGDSASCAELYALLSSLAGVPLRQGIAVTGAVNQQGDLLPVGSINEKIEGYFRSCELLGLDGQQGVLMPARNRRHLMLAPHVVKAVAQGRFHIHVADRVGDGLSLLTGMPYGLLGAGGYAPDSVLGRVQITLQRFRRACESLALHRKTRRPRAPR; encoded by the coding sequence ATGACCGCTGTTGAATTGACCCCCTCTGATCTGCGCCTGACCGTGGACCCTGGATGTTTGGGCTTTGTGGATACATCGGAGTTGGTGGGCCTGCCCCTGCCCTGGATTGGGCAGCCGCGTGCTGAGGCCGCTGCGCGTTTTGGCTTGCAGATGCAACAGCCCGGTTACAACCTGTTGGTGTTGGGGGAAGTGGGCACGGGTAGAACAAGCTTGCTCAGTCAGATGATGCACGAACAGGCCGCGCTGCGGCCTGTGCCGCCAGACCTGTGTTATTTGAACCACTTTGAGCAACCCGATCAACCCTTGGCCTTGCGTTTGCCCGCTGGCCAAGGGCGGCTGTTGCGTCAGGGCATGGCCTTGTGGTTGCAAGAGGTTCAGGCCGCAGTGCCCCAGCGGTTGCAACAAGACGATTTTTTGGCAGAACGCAAGCGGCTCACGCAGTCCTACAAGGCCAAGGCAGATGCGGCTTATGCGGCTTTGACTGCTTATGCACAGACGCACTCTTTTGCCTTGACTCGGGATCAGGGGCAGATGGTGTTCACCTTGAAAGATGCGAAGGGCGAACCCGTGACCGCGGCCAAAGCCTTGCTGATTAGCCCGCTTGAGCGGGCAGCCATGGATGCAGCCGAAGATGCGCTGCACCTCGAAATCGGGATTTATCTGGACGCAGCGCAGTCCCTGGACCGCGATCTGGAAAAGGCTTTGCATGATTTGCGTCAGCGTTTTTTGCGGCCTGTGCTGGCGCAGGGTCTGGACCGGCTCAGGCAGCAGATGGTCTTGTCAACCGAAAGTGCCGCCAAGTTGGATGCCTATTGGGCGCAGGTGATGTCGTCCATGCTCGACAAATACCCGCTGTTGTTGCCCGGCGATGACGAGGGCACGCGGCGACTGGCGCTGGCTGAATGGCTGTCCTTGTTCCGGGTGAATGTGGCGGTGGACAACCATGCTTGCTCGGGTGCGCCTGTCATTGTGGAGGACAACCCAGTGTTCAGAAACTTGTTTGGCAGCATCGAATATGCGTCAGACGGGGGTGAGCTGGTGACCGATTTTGCGCAGATACGCGCAGGCAGTTTGTTGCGGGCGCATGGTGGTTTTCTGATGTTGCACTTGCAGGATTTGCTGACCGATTCGCCCGTGTGGGAGAGGCTGCGTCGCATGATGCGCAGTGGGCGACTGCAGATGCAAGAGCCGGGCGTGGCGCAAGCGCCTTTGGCAGCCGTGTCCTTGTTTCCGGAGCCGGTCGAGGTGGATGTCAAGCTGGTGCTGATCGCGTCGGTGGAGGCTTATTACTCTGTTTTGGAGGCCGACCCCGAGTGGGCCCGGCGCTTTCGTTGCAAGGTGGACTTTGCCGAGAGCTTCCAGGCCACAGCGCAGACTTCAAGGGCCATTGCCGTGGGGGTGAGCCACACCTGTGAGCGCTTGGGTTTGTTGCATTTTTCGGCGTCAGCGGTGGCGCAGCTTATTGAAGACAGCCATCGGCAAGCGCAAGACCAGACCCGCCAAAGTGCCCAAGTGGGGCTGACCGAGGCTTTGGTGGTGGAAAGCCATGCGCTGGCGCAGGCCCGGGGTGCGATGCGGGTGGAATCGGGCGATGTGCTGGCGGCAAGACTGGCGACATGGACGCGTTTGGCGGGCCTTGAAGAGCGCGTGCAGGAGACCATCGCCAGTGGCGAGCGCTTGCTGGTGGTCAGTGGGCAGCGTGTGGCACAAATCAATGGACTGACCGTCATGGACTTGGGCGATCACAGTTTTGGCGTGCCTGTGCGGGTGACGGCCCGCTCGTTTGCGGGGGATGAGGGTTTGCTCAACATCGAGCGTGAGGTTGAGATGTCCGGGCCGATACATGACAAAGGCGTGCTGATTTTGCACAGTTATCTGTCGGGATTGTTTGCCCACATGGCCCCCTTGTCGATGAATGCGGCGGTGGTGTTTGAGCAAGAGTATGGCGGCGTCGAAGGCGACTCGGCCTCGTGTGCCGAGCTGTATGCCTTGTTGTCCAGTTTGGCGGGTGTGCCTTTGCGCCAGGGCATTGCGGTGACGGGGGCGGTCAATCAGCAAGGTGATTTGCTGCCAGTGGGCAGCATCAATGAAAAGATCGAGGGTTACTTTCGCAGTTGTGAGCTGTTGGGGCTGGACGGGCAGCAAGGGGTGTTGATGCCCGCCCGCAACCGACGGCACTTGATGCTGGCCCCCCATGTGGTGAAAGCCGTGGCGCAAGGGCGCTTTCACATCCATGTGGCCGATCGGGTGGGCGATGGCTTGAGCCTGCTCACAGGCATGCCCTATGGGCTGTTGGGAGCGGGGGGGTATGCGCCCGATTCAGTGCTTGGCCGCGTGCAGATCACGCTGCAGCGTTTTCGCCGCGCCTGTGAGTCGTTGGCATTGCACCGCAAGACGCGGCGGCCACGTGCACCCCGTTGA
- a CDS encoding calcium/sodium antiporter: MIHLFLFIAGLVCLVLGANLLVRGASKLALSFGISPLVVGLTIVAFGTSAPEVAVSVASVLEGKTDMAIGNVVGSNIFNVLFILGLSALIVPLVVHRQLIRQEVPIMFGVTLLMALMAMDGRLQLWESVALVILLVAYTGFLVVQSRRETAANQAAAQASAQGVDEFESELRASPVGAWDAKLPAQLALIAVGLALLVLGSDWLVGAAVVFAKALGVSDVVIALTIVAAGTSMPEVATSIAAALKGERDIAVGNVVGSNIFNILGCLGISGVVAGGAGLVVAPSLLAFDIWVMLAVALACLPMFITGGEIARWEGGVFAGYYVAYVSYLILAAQQHDALGDFSNIMLGFVLPLTLITLLVVLVRRHA, encoded by the coding sequence ATGATCCACTTGTTTTTGTTCATTGCCGGGCTGGTGTGCCTGGTGCTGGGGGCCAATTTGCTGGTGCGCGGCGCGAGCAAGCTGGCGCTGTCGTTTGGCATTTCGCCCTTGGTGGTGGGCTTGACCATTGTGGCTTTTGGCACCAGTGCGCCCGAGGTGGCAGTGTCGGTGGCTTCGGTGCTGGAGGGCAAGACCGACATGGCCATTGGCAATGTGGTGGGCAGCAACATTTTTAATGTGCTGTTCATCCTGGGGCTGAGCGCTTTGATCGTGCCTTTGGTGGTGCACCGCCAGCTGATCCGCCAGGAAGTGCCCATCATGTTTGGCGTGACATTGCTCATGGCCTTGATGGCGATGGATGGGCGGTTGCAGTTGTGGGAGTCTGTGGCTCTGGTGATTTTGCTGGTGGCTTACACCGGTTTTTTGGTGGTGCAGTCGCGCCGTGAAACCGCTGCAAACCAGGCCGCAGCTCAGGCTTCGGCCCAAGGCGTTGACGAGTTTGAGTCCGAGTTGCGGGCCTCGCCCGTGGGCGCATGGGATGCCAAACTGCCTGCGCAGTTGGCGCTGATCGCCGTGGGTTTGGCTTTGCTGGTGCTGGGCTCGGACTGGTTGGTGGGCGCGGCGGTGGTCTTTGCCAAAGCCTTGGGCGTGAGCGATGTGGTGATTGCGCTGACCATCGTGGCGGCGGGCACCTCCATGCCCGAGGTGGCCACTTCGATCGCAGCGGCGCTCAAGGGAGAGCGCGACATCGCGGTGGGCAATGTGGTGGGCAGCAACATCTTCAACATTTTGGGTTGTTTGGGTATCAGCGGCGTGGTGGCGGGCGGTGCAGGCCTGGTGGTGGCACCGTCTTTGTTGGCCTTTGACATTTGGGTCATGCTGGCTGTGGCGCTGGCTTGTTTGCCCATGTTCATCACCGGGGGCGAGATCGCCCGCTGGGAGGGGGGCGTCTTTGCTGGCTATTACGTGGCCTATGTGTCTTATTTGATTTTGGCGGCACAGCAGCACGATGCCTTGGGCGATTTCAGCAACATCATGTTGGGCTTTGTGTTGCCTTTGACCCTGATCACGCTGCTGGTGGTGTTGGTTCGCAGACATGCCTGA
- a CDS encoding ATP-binding protein — MKNIQRQALGVLLQRATLYPVVTVLGPRQSGKTTLCRMAFPDKPYVNLEQPDVREFAQQDPKAFLTQFPDGAVLDEIQNVPALLSWIQVLTDADPRKGRFVLTGSHQLQVSAQITQSLAGRTAVLELLPLSLSELAAAGMFDPERADVNRWMLHGGYPRIHAQDLTPEVMLSDYFATYVERDVRQLINLRHLREFGQCVRLLAGRTGQLLNQTSLGNEVGVSSNTITQWVSILEASFLVFSLSPWSVNIGKRLVKSPKIYFYDVGLACWLLGIKTVEQLQHHPLRGALFENLVVLEVLKSLRNQGLRDPLYFFRDSNGLEIDLLLDHADGLQLVEIKASQTVSAPLFKNLRTVSTLLGDRVKSQHLIYGGAERQVRTDVQVLPYGQAGTLILDPTA; from the coding sequence ATGAAAAATATACAGAGGCAAGCATTGGGCGTGCTGCTCCAACGGGCCACGCTTTACCCGGTGGTGACGGTGTTGGGGCCTCGTCAGTCGGGCAAAACCACCTTATGCCGGATGGCTTTTCCGGACAAGCCCTATGTCAATCTGGAGCAACCCGATGTGCGGGAGTTCGCGCAGCAGGACCCCAAGGCGTTTTTGACGCAGTTTCCGGATGGTGCCGTTCTGGATGAAATCCAGAACGTACCTGCGCTGTTGTCGTGGATTCAGGTGTTGACCGATGCAGATCCGCGCAAAGGGCGCTTTGTGTTGACGGGCAGCCACCAGCTGCAAGTGAGTGCGCAAATCACGCAGTCACTGGCAGGGCGGACGGCTGTGTTGGAACTGCTGCCTTTGAGTTTGTCTGAATTGGCCGCTGCGGGCATGTTTGACCCCGAACGTGCAGATGTGAACAGGTGGATGCTGCACGGTGGTTATCCCCGCATTCATGCGCAAGACCTGACACCCGAGGTGATGTTGTCGGATTACTTTGCCACCTATGTCGAGCGAGATGTGCGTCAGCTCATCAACCTCAGGCATTTGCGCGAGTTTGGCCAATGTGTGCGGTTGCTGGCAGGGCGCACGGGGCAGTTGCTCAACCAGACCAGCTTGGGCAATGAGGTGGGCGTCAGCAGCAACACCATCACACAATGGGTGAGTATTCTTGAAGCGTCTTTTTTGGTGTTCAGCCTGTCACCTTGGAGCGTCAACATTGGCAAGCGTTTGGTGAAGAGTCCCAAAATTTATTTCTACGATGTCGGACTCGCCTGCTGGTTGCTCGGTATCAAAACCGTGGAGCAGCTGCAGCACCACCCTTTGCGGGGAGCTCTTTTTGAAAACCTGGTGGTGCTGGAGGTGCTCAAGTCCTTGCGCAATCAGGGTTTGCGCGATCCTTTGTATTTCTTTCGCGACAGCAATGGTTTGGAAATTGACCTGTTGCTGGACCATGCCGATGGTCTTCAGTTGGTTGAGATCAAGGCATCACAAACGGTGTCTGCACCCTTGTTTAAAAATCTGCGCACCGTGAGCACATTGCTGGGCGATCGTGTGAAAAGCCAGCATTTGATCTACGGCGGGGCGGAGCGACAAGTTCGAACCGATGTGCAGGTGCTGCCGTATGGGCAAGCCGGCACGCTGATCTTGGACCCCACCGCGTGA